Proteins found in one Seonamhaeicola sp. S2-3 genomic segment:
- a CDS encoding family 78 glycoside hydrolase catalytic domain yields MKIQLNYTTSLKYLFAFFTMALCASFLACKSVSTLELADLKLEYRTNPLGIDNTAPRFSWNLVDKNQTRGQKQTAYQILVASNLKHLDNNIGDVWDSGKISSNQSVNVKFNGNSLESAKQYFWKVRVWDVSNNVSNWSKVARFSMGLLHQDDWKAEWIYKKDQNKKDHNWYRKNFKLEENPQSAFIYVASFGYHEVYVNGQKVSNAVMNPVYSFVKKRLPYLTYDIKNHLKKGDNVIGIWHAAGWSRWGRVKAYYDAPFVFKAQADINLGNKNVVLNTDASWKCKKSYSAYVGRWDIKDFGGEIIDERLREDDWNTVGYNDSNWQNAVVFDNSKAKEVGIANINLGPKGAIVVPSTDANPPTSKITATLSAQMVEPQVKYKEVKPIGVQKDEEGNYVVDMGENYTGFFEMNLFNGKEGDTVTFKIADRKVVKSSWNQRSKYVFDKTGTGHFTNRFNLAGGRWVTIEGINYKPDLKDIKGYVITNNRKQISKFKSSSKLLNQIYQVNLNTYIANTIDGILVDCPHRERRGWGEVTVAAMYGDALPNFESGAYMAQYAQFMQDAQADDGKMRAVINGDDFEFLMWMANSPITIWETYRMLGDKKLLENHYPTLQKWMQWLYEHSDYDAGGGLKIGTRGSLEFPGLGDWCTPRGNFWTSSNSPESAHFNNCVYAFMLENALHIAEALNKQEDAEIYKKRLAVQRKATHANIYNSETGKYGLGHQVNQAFALISGVTPNSEKEKVYNNLIDQVLYKFPYYDTGSSGQALYTRYFTEYGERMDLIYELLKDKRHPSYGYFIEQGKTVWPERWSAIGNSQIHTCYTGIGGYFIKGFAGIRPDNDKQGMQHFMVKPAPVGDLTFVNTEYKSMYGKIISNWEKTSESATFHIEVPVNTSAKIYIPATKKEVVFEGESVAESSEGIVYIGTEKSDAVGNYIIYKVGSGVYDFKVSELPKVTYPDPIMESDNLATIGRMNASSMTIQSEKLPVFEAFRANDENQETHWKASSASNEWIEIEWFKPQTFNKVIVDEVGNNITNYTIQYLENGNWKTIASGSVCGANKNHDFTAITTSKCRLLISEAKTKPMISEIKIYNVE; encoded by the coding sequence ATGAAAATTCAACTAAACTACACCACATCACTAAAGTATCTTTTTGCTTTTTTTACAATGGCACTATGCGCTAGTTTTTTAGCCTGTAAATCAGTTTCAACTCTGGAATTGGCAGATTTAAAATTAGAGTACAGAACAAACCCATTAGGAATAGATAACACTGCGCCAAGGTTTAGTTGGAATCTTGTTGATAAAAACCAAACCAGAGGACAAAAACAAACGGCATATCAAATTTTGGTAGCCAGTAACCTAAAGCATTTAGATAATAATATTGGAGATGTCTGGGACTCTGGAAAAATAAGCTCTAATCAATCTGTTAATGTGAAATTTAATGGTAATAGTTTGGAGTCTGCAAAGCAATATTTTTGGAAAGTAAGAGTATGGGATGTTTCAAATAATGTTTCTAATTGGAGCAAAGTGGCTCGCTTTTCAATGGGGTTATTACATCAAGATGATTGGAAAGCCGAGTGGATTTACAAAAAAGATCAAAATAAAAAAGATCATAATTGGTATAGAAAAAACTTTAAGCTAGAAGAAAATCCGCAATCAGCATTTATTTATGTCGCATCTTTTGGGTATCACGAAGTATACGTCAATGGACAAAAAGTAAGTAATGCGGTTATGAATCCTGTGTATTCATTCGTAAAAAAGCGCTTACCTTATTTAACCTATGATATTAAAAACCATCTTAAAAAAGGCGATAATGTTATTGGTATTTGGCATGCGGCTGGATGGTCGCGTTGGGGAAGAGTAAAAGCTTATTACGATGCGCCCTTTGTGTTTAAAGCCCAAGCCGATATTAACCTTGGGAATAAAAATGTAGTACTTAACACAGATGCATCTTGGAAATGTAAAAAGAGTTACAGTGCTTATGTTGGACGCTGGGATATTAAAGATTTTGGTGGTGAGATTATAGACGAACGTTTACGTGAAGATGATTGGAATACGGTTGGCTATAACGACTCTAACTGGCAAAACGCAGTGGTTTTTGATAATAGTAAAGCTAAAGAAGTTGGTATTGCCAATATTAATTTAGGGCCAAAGGGCGCTATTGTTGTTCCGAGTACAGATGCAAACCCACCAACAAGTAAAATTACGGCAACTTTAAGTGCTCAAATGGTTGAGCCACAAGTAAAGTATAAAGAAGTAAAACCCATTGGTGTTCAAAAAGATGAGGAAGGAAATTATGTGGTTGATATGGGAGAAAACTACACGGGTTTTTTTGAAATGAATCTTTTTAATGGTAAAGAAGGCGATACCGTGACGTTTAAAATTGCAGATAGAAAAGTTGTAAAATCATCTTGGAATCAACGTAGCAAATATGTTTTTGATAAAACAGGAACAGGACATTTTACCAATCGTTTTAACTTGGCAGGAGGACGTTGGGTAACTATTGAAGGGATTAATTACAAACCAGATTTAAAAGATATTAAAGGCTATGTGATTACTAATAACCGAAAACAAATTAGTAAATTCAAAAGTTCAAGCAAACTACTAAATCAAATCTACCAAGTTAATTTAAATACCTATATCGCTAATACTATTGATGGTATTTTAGTAGATTGTCCGCATCGCGAACGCCGTGGTTGGGGAGAAGTTACTGTAGCTGCCATGTATGGCGATGCTTTACCAAATTTTGAAAGTGGCGCTTATATGGCGCAATACGCCCAATTTATGCAAGACGCCCAAGCTGATGATGGTAAAATGCGGGCGGTAATTAATGGTGATGATTTTGAGTTTTTAATGTGGATGGCAAATAGCCCAATAACCATTTGGGAAACTTACCGAATGCTAGGTGATAAAAAACTGCTAGAAAATCATTATCCAACCCTACAAAAATGGATGCAATGGCTCTATGAACACTCGGATTACGATGCAGGAGGAGGACTTAAAATCGGTACACGAGGTTCCTTAGAATTTCCAGGTTTAGGCGACTGGTGTACGCCAAGAGGTAATTTTTGGACCTCAAGTAATTCGCCAGAATCGGCACACTTTAACAATTGTGTGTATGCCTTTATGCTAGAAAATGCATTACACATAGCAGAAGCTTTAAATAAACAAGAAGATGCAGAAATTTATAAAAAACGATTAGCAGTACAACGTAAAGCAACCCATGCAAATATTTATAATTCAGAAACCGGTAAGTATGGTCTCGGTCATCAGGTAAATCAAGCTTTTGCCTTAATCTCTGGCGTTACTCCAAATTCCGAAAAAGAAAAAGTGTATAATAATTTGATAGACCAAGTGCTGTATAAGTTTCCGTATTACGATACCGGTAGTTCTGGACAGGCATTATACACGCGCTATTTTACAGAATACGGTGAACGTATGGATTTGATTTATGAATTGTTGAAAGACAAACGCCACCCAAGTTATGGATATTTTATAGAGCAAGGTAAAACGGTGTGGCCAGAGCGTTGGTCGGCCATTGGGAATAGCCAAATACATACTTGCTATACGGGTATTGGTGGCTATTTTATAAAAGGATTTGCAGGTATTCGTCCAGATAATGATAAACAAGGCATGCAACACTTTATGGTTAAACCAGCACCTGTTGGAGATTTAACTTTTGTCAATACAGAGTATAAATCTATGTATGGTAAAATTATTTCTAATTGGGAAAAAACATCAGAAAGTGCCACATTTCATATTGAAGTTCCAGTTAATACATCAGCAAAAATATATATTCCGGCAACTAAAAAAGAAGTCGTTTTTGAAGGCGAAAGCGTAGCAGAATCCTCAGAAGGCATTGTATATATTGGGACTGAAAAAAGTGATGCTGTGGGTAATTATATTATCTATAAAGTGGGCTCTGGGGTTTATGATTTCAAAGTGTCAGAATTACCAAAAGTAACTTATCCAGACCCGATTATGGAATCCGATAATTTAGCAACTATAGGAAGAATGAATGCTTCTTCCATGACTATTCAATCTGAAAAATTACCTGTTTTTGAAGCTTTTCGTGCTAACGATGAAAATCAAGAAACACATTGGAAAGCAAGTTCTGCATCAAATGAATGGATAGAAATAGAGTGGTTTAAACCGCAAACCTTTAACAAAGTGATTGTTGATGAGGTTGGAAATAATATTACTAATTATACCATTCAATATTTAGAAAATGGTAACTGGAAAACTATTGCAAGTGGCTCTGTTTGTGGAGCTAATAAGAATCATGATTTTACAGCCATTACGACATCAAAATGTAGATTGTTGATATCAGAAGCAAAGACAAAACCAATGATTTCTGAAATTAAAATATATAACGTTGAATAA
- a CDS encoding AraC family transcriptional regulator — protein sequence MKNKYRKYLITSEKDKSWGFYINNLGRNVIKKYAKYPSMDHPDQYIFTWEKGRVLNEFHIVLITKGTGIFESHATGKIKVSDGDIFLLFPGVWHRYKPQKSTGWTERWVGFSGAIANQFLSNGFFNADEPIVSKCNTPAVLHHFNTLFKLFDEATYGYQHVASGVCIQLMAELHNIKSGGSNLDDLNSMISRAKSIMYKNINSSINLIEIASDLGVSYSKFRIDFKKQTGVSPLQYHLLLKIEKSKELLLNSNKSQKEIAFELGFESHHYFNRLFKKKTNLTPKQFRLKEK from the coding sequence ATGAAAAATAAATACCGAAAATACCTAATTACCTCTGAAAAAGATAAATCATGGGGTTTTTACATAAATAACTTAGGACGAAATGTTATAAAAAAATATGCCAAATACCCATCCATGGATCATCCTGACCAGTATATTTTTACTTGGGAAAAAGGACGTGTTTTAAATGAATTCCACATTGTTTTAATAACTAAGGGAACGGGGATTTTTGAAAGCCACGCTACTGGAAAAATAAAAGTGTCTGATGGTGATATTTTTTTATTATTTCCGGGTGTTTGGCATCGCTACAAACCCCAAAAAAGTACAGGTTGGACAGAACGTTGGGTTGGGTTTTCTGGTGCCATTGCCAATCAATTTTTATCCAATGGTTTTTTTAATGCTGATGAACCTATTGTTTCTAAATGCAATACACCTGCAGTATTACATCATTTTAACACACTATTCAAATTATTTGATGAAGCTACTTATGGCTATCAACATGTGGCTTCTGGAGTTTGTATTCAGTTGATGGCAGAATTGCATAATATTAAAAGCGGTGGTAGTAACTTGGACGATTTAAATTCTATGATATCTCGTGCAAAAAGCATCATGTATAAAAACATAAACAGTTCTATTAATCTTATTGAAATAGCTTCGGATTTGGGCGTAAGTTATTCTAAATTCCGAATAGATTTTAAGAAACAAACGGGAGTTTCTCCTCTACAATATCATTTACTATTAAAAATTGAAAAATCTAAAGAGTTACTATTAAACTCTAATAAATCTCAAAAAGAAATTGCTTTCGAATTGGGTTTTGAATCACATCACTACTTCAATAGATTATTTAAGAAAAAAACAAACTTAACACCTAAGCAATTCCGTCTTAAGGAAAAATAA
- a CDS encoding Gfo/Idh/MocA family protein → MKTNRRSFIKKTATAAIGVSLVGTANAMSAKSYNNIIGSNDRLNIAIQGLGRRYFSFIEAIAAKENNVRLKYLCDVMPSQIEKAKSKVGEKIDYKIASEMDIRNIINDKNIDAIFMATPDHWHTPGAIMAMQEGKHVYLEKPCSHNPHENELIVAAQKKYNKIVQMGNQQRSSLESQEIIKEIHNGIIGNVYRAIAFYTNRRGKVPNPVKADPPKGLNWDLFQGPSPRKDYTHDTWNYNWHWYGWDFGTAEMGNNATHELDIARWALDVKYPEYVDVIADKRQFKDDGWEMYDQMEATFTFSNNRVIQWDGDSRNAYKKYGRGRGTIIYGSKGLVMVDRDGYELYDLKGNLLKENKSGGTESGLALGGGGNLTTRHVTNFFNAIRGKEKLTSSIEVGAISQMLTHYANISYRINKGFNVDENSGKIFDREAMKLWSRTYEPGWEPKL, encoded by the coding sequence ATGAAAACCAATAGAAGAAGTTTTATCAAAAAGACTGCTACAGCAGCAATAGGTGTTAGTTTAGTGGGTACAGCAAATGCCATGTCTGCTAAAAGCTATAATAATATTATAGGCTCAAATGACCGACTTAATATAGCTATCCAAGGACTTGGGCGTCGTTATTTTTCCTTTATTGAAGCAATAGCAGCCAAAGAAAACAATGTTCGCCTCAAATATCTATGTGATGTTATGCCTAGTCAGATAGAAAAAGCAAAATCTAAAGTTGGTGAAAAAATTGATTATAAAATTGCCTCCGAAATGGACATTAGAAACATAATCAATGATAAAAACATAGACGCTATATTTATGGCTACACCAGACCATTGGCACACACCTGGAGCCATCATGGCTATGCAGGAAGGCAAACACGTTTACCTAGAAAAACCTTGTAGCCATAATCCTCATGAAAATGAACTTATAGTAGCGGCTCAAAAAAAGTATAATAAAATTGTACAAATGGGCAACCAACAACGTTCCTCTTTAGAAAGCCAAGAGATTATTAAAGAAATACACAATGGAATCATTGGAAATGTATACAGAGCTATAGCCTTTTACACAAACAGAAGAGGAAAAGTACCTAACCCTGTAAAAGCAGATCCTCCAAAAGGATTAAACTGGGATTTATTTCAAGGACCATCTCCAAGAAAAGATTATACTCATGACACATGGAACTACAATTGGCATTGGTATGGATGGGATTTTGGAACCGCTGAAATGGGAAATAATGCAACTCATGAACTTGACATTGCTCGTTGGGCTTTAGATGTAAAATACCCAGAATATGTTGATGTAATTGCTGATAAAAGACAATTTAAGGATGACGGCTGGGAAATGTATGACCAAATGGAAGCTACCTTTACATTTTCTAACAATAGAGTTATTCAATGGGATGGAGATAGCAGAAATGCTTATAAAAAATATGGAAGAGGAAGAGGTACTATTATTTATGGTTCTAAAGGTTTAGTTATGGTAGACAGAGATGGTTATGAATTATATGACCTAAAAGGAAACCTCTTAAAAGAAAATAAATCTGGTGGTACTGAAAGCGGTTTAGCGCTTGGTGGTGGTGGCAACCTAACCACTCGTCATGTTACCAATTTTTTTAATGCAATTAGAGGAAAAGAAAAATTAACCTCATCTATTGAAGTTGGTGCCATTTCTCAAATGTTAACACATTATGCCAATATTTCTTACCGAATTAACAAAGGTTTTAACGTTGATGAAAATTCTGGTAAGATATTTGACAGAGAAGCCATGAAACTTTGGTCTAGAACATATGAACCAGGTTGGGAACCAAAATTATAA
- a CDS encoding DUF1080 domain-containing protein produces the protein MKPFKLFIISILTTSIFCSCGKQEQEIPWVNLIPNNSLDGWNIKNGNATYKNENGTIIGTTVDNSPNTFLCTNTFYDDFIFEIDFKVDPSMNSGIQIRSNTLPYYKDGIVHGYQVEIDPSKRAWSGGIYDEKRRKWLNPLVNNPKAQAAFKQNEWNHFRVEAIGDTIKTWINNVPAAYLIDDKTASGFIGLQVHGIGKHKEKIGKQILWKNAKILTTDLDKYSTQSPLKPVITKNNLTYQEKRDGWKMLWDGKTTKGWRGAKLDKFPDKGWSIENGELIVADTGGKESAAGGDIVTIKDYSNFELKVDFKLTPGANSGIKYYVDTEINKGPGSSIGLEYQILDDELHPDAKLGSHEGSRTVCSLYDLIKADPKKPIKPIGEWNTAYIKSINNHVEHWINDVKVLEYERGSDEFLKLVSESKYAKWPDFGLLEKGQILLQDHGDKVSFRNIKIRVPKQKKK, from the coding sequence ATGAAACCCTTCAAATTATTTATTATTTCAATTTTAACCACTTCAATATTTTGCTCATGTGGTAAACAAGAACAAGAAATTCCATGGGTAAATTTAATCCCAAACAACTCCTTAGATGGTTGGAACATTAAAAACGGCAACGCAACCTACAAAAATGAAAATGGCACTATTATTGGGACTACAGTAGATAACTCTCCAAACACATTTCTATGTACAAATACCTTTTATGACGATTTTATTTTTGAAATAGATTTTAAAGTAGACCCATCTATGAACTCAGGAATTCAAATAAGAAGTAATACACTCCCATATTATAAAGATGGTATTGTTCATGGATATCAAGTTGAAATAGACCCATCAAAACGTGCTTGGAGTGGCGGCATTTATGATGAAAAAAGAAGAAAATGGCTAAATCCTTTAGTAAACAACCCCAAAGCACAAGCAGCCTTTAAACAAAATGAATGGAACCACTTTAGGGTTGAAGCTATTGGAGATACCATAAAAACTTGGATAAACAACGTACCTGCAGCTTATTTAATTGATGACAAGACAGCTTCGGGATTTATAGGTTTACAAGTTCATGGTATTGGGAAACATAAAGAAAAAATAGGCAAACAAATTTTGTGGAAAAATGCCAAAATTCTTACTACAGATTTGGATAAATATTCTACCCAAAGCCCGCTTAAACCAGTAATTACTAAAAACAACCTAACCTACCAAGAAAAAAGAGATGGCTGGAAAATGCTTTGGGACGGTAAAACCACCAAAGGATGGCGAGGTGCCAAATTAGACAAATTTCCAGATAAAGGCTGGTCTATAGAAAATGGCGAACTCATTGTAGCTGATACTGGTGGAAAAGAATCTGCAGCAGGAGGAGATATAGTAACTATAAAAGACTATAGTAATTTTGAACTAAAAGTAGACTTTAAATTAACTCCTGGAGCAAACAGCGGAATTAAATACTATGTTGACACCGAAATTAACAAAGGTCCTGGTTCATCTATTGGATTAGAATATCAAATTTTAGATGATGAATTACATCCCGACGCAAAACTAGGATCTCACGAAGGCAGTAGAACGGTATGCTCTTTATACGATTTAATTAAGGCAGATCCTAAAAAACCTATTAAACCTATTGGTGAATGGAATACGGCCTACATTAAATCTATAAATAACCATGTAGAACACTGGATAAATGATGTGAAAGTTTTAGAATATGAGCGTGGTAGTGATGAATTTTTAAAATTAGTTTCTGAAAGCAAATATGCAAAGTGGCCTGATTTTGGTTTATTGGAAAAAGGACAAATTTTATTGCAAGACCACGGAGATAAAGTATCTTTTAGAAATATAAAAATTCGTGTACCTAAACAAAAGAAAAAATAA